A genomic stretch from Primulina huaijiensis isolate GDHJ02 chromosome 14, ASM1229523v2, whole genome shotgun sequence includes:
- the LOC140957541 gene encoding phosphatidylinositol/phosphatidylcholine transfer protein SFH9: MSEIVPVHEDDEGKRSDHEIMFADEKRRRRMRSLRKKAISASTRITHTLKKHSKRLVHCRFASISTEVFLDEVEEKAVDAFRNDLIEKDLLPVRHDDYHTLLRFLKARKFDHDKTVHMWEEMLNWRKEFGVDSIIQDFVYDEYEEVQLHYPHGYHGVDKGGHPIYIERLGKIDPSKLMSVTTVDRFLKYHIQGFEKAFGDKFPACSITAKRHIDSTTTILDVHGLNWMSFGKVANDLVLRMQKIDGNYYPETLHIMFIVNAGTGFKCLWNWAKGFLDPRTTAKIHVLGAKYQIKLLEFIEASQLPNFLGGSCSCPNEGGCLGSDKGPWNDPQLTKLVHALHDGGAVHPRKIASLLDHANFETKLIDPKKSRGEIAQASLLKSLSHRTMEAAHYTNGTIWRPHNIVARDESHGPSDLTRMTYQTRLVKGSITTTLTDVISRLLAYIYLLFGALVCRLFKVQNNETATENHQGNSRDEQLAQPNTVELLHPCCQKLQHLENAVTELLKKPAGIPPEKDDILLESLDRIKSIEHDLQKTKKALLATASKQLELSDSLETLKEINTKGSKSFWLRRGKSQLLGI, translated from the exons ATGTCAG AAATAGTACCTGTTCATGAAGACGACGAAGGAAAAAGATCAGATCATGAGATCATGTTTGCAGATGAGAAAAGAAGGCGTCGGATGAGATCTTTAAGGAAAAAGGCAATTAGTGCTTCGACTAGAATCACACATACTTTAAAGAAACACAGCAAGCGGCTTGTGCATTGCAGATTTGCGTCAATTTCCACCGAAGTGTTTCTAGATGAAGTGGAAGAAAAGGCAGTTGATGCTTTTCGTAATGATTTGATTGAAAAAGATTTACTTCCGGTTCGTCACGATGATTATCATACTTTGTTGAG ATTTCTCAAAGCGAGGAAGTTTGACCATGATAAAACAGTTCACATGTGGGAGGAAATGCTGAATTGGAGGAAAGAGTTCGGTGTAGACTCTATTATTCAG GATTttgtttatgatgaatatgaagaAGTTCAGCTGCATTATCCTCATGGATATCACGGAGTAGATAAAGGAGGGCACCCGATATACATTGAAAGACTTGGCAAAATTGACCCTAGCAAGCTTATGAGTGTCACCACTGTGGATAGGTTCTTAAAATATCACATTCAAGGTTTTGAAAAAGCTTTTGGGGATAAGTTTCCTGCTTGCTCGATTACAGCAAAGCGTCATATTGATTCAACAACAACAATTTTGGATGTGCATGGTCTG AACTGGATGAGTTTTGGCAAGGTAGCAAACGATCTAGTATTGCGCATGCAGAAAATAGATGGCAACTACTATCCTGAG ACATTgcatattatgttcatagtcAACGCTGGTACTGGATTCAAATGTCTATGGAATTGGGCAAAAGGTTTTCTTGATCCAAGGACAACAGCTAAAATACAT GTTTTAGGTGCCAAATATCAGATTAAGCTACTGGAATTTATAGAAGCAAG TCAATTACCAAATTTTCTGGGTGGATCCTGCTCATGCCCGAATGAAGGTGGATGCCTCGGATCTGACAAGGGACCATGGAATGATCCACAACTGACGAAG TTGGTACATGCTTTACATGATGGTGGAGCGGTACATCCAAGGAAGATTGCCAGTCTCTTGGACCATGCCAATTTCGAAACTAAACTAATTGATCCAAAA AAATCAAGGGGTGAAATTGCTCAAGCTTCTCTTTTAAAATCCCTTTCTCATCGTACAATGGAAGCAGCACATTATACAAAT GGGACAATATGGAGACCCCATAATATTGTGGCAAGAGATGAAAGTCATGGTCCATCTG ATTTGACTAGGATGACTTATCAAACGAGGCTGGTAAAGGGATCAATCACTACAACATTGACAGATGTAATCTCCAGGCTACTTGCATATATATATCTCTTGTTCGGTGCGCTGGTCTGCAGGTTATTCAAGGTGCAAAATAACGAAACTGCAACAGAAAATCATCAAGGAAATTCTCGGGATGAACAGTTGGCACAGCCAAATACTGTGGAGCTTCTCCATCCATGCTGCCAGAAATTGCAGCATTTAGAGAATGCGGTGACTGAACTGTTGAAAAAACCTGCAGGAATTCCACCAGAAAAAGATGACATACTACTTGAATCTCTGGATCGCATAAAATCAATTGAGCATGATTTACAGAAGACGAAAAAG GCCCTGCTTGCAACAGCTTCCAAACAGCTAGAGCTTTCTGATTCATTGGAGACTCTAAAGGAAATCAACACAAAA GGGTCTAAAAGTTTTTGGCTACGAAGGGGCAAGTCTCAACTTCTTGGAATCTAA